A single genomic interval of Hevea brasiliensis isolate MT/VB/25A 57/8 chromosome 4, ASM3005281v1, whole genome shotgun sequence harbors:
- the LOC110654284 gene encoding transcription factor MYB3R-1 isoform X2, protein MESDKSISAPSSDGHSEGVQRIRPLHGRTSGPARRSTKGQWTAEEDEILRKAVQRFKGKNWKKIAECFKDRTDVQCLHRWQKVLNPELVKGPWSKEEDEIIIELVNKYGPKKWSTIAQHLPGRIGKQCRERWHNHLNPSINKEAWTQQEELSLIRAHQIYGNRWAELTKFLPGRTDNAIKNHWNSSVKKKLDSYLASGLLEQFQGLPLVPHQNQPMPSSSSRVQSSGDDPGPKCGIETEEISECSQESIIAGCSQTASGFGNAVLHTTEEFQLAEESGLGKERSSSPASCSEQYFTSVGDVTFSIPEIPCEVGCSSNFLQQNFSQNTITSASSEYQFNSQELPNISSLELGQESSGLSTHCIAANESHELVNVPFQTSMGNMTAGSAKPDHIFISDDECCRFLFADAMNGGVFSSGNFTKGSNSVACIDSLNCQSSNYQISETDRSAQPFSPSKSVVLAATCSQPFPSGPSLLSADDSNLICRREQNQIINHSFAANEQEYVISAHDGFIYTDGTDRSPCGDGTDNTDMQEQHYLREPSKLAPPDTFTSGSDTIQSCPVDEMPNVHTEQQDAGALCYEPPRFPSLDIPFLSCDLIQSGSDMQQEYSPLGIRQLMMSSMNCITPFRLWESPSRDDSPDAVLKSAARTFTGTPSILKKRNRDLLSPLSDRRVDKKLEIDLTSSLTKEFSRLEVLFDESETHRASLQSPSNQKRNHESIYEDKENLDPALEGRQEKGRDCSAFVDNKISEKDCNSSDSQDNKKERTVDGVANTKVHNDANAQHAEQLSGALGEDSMYDLLFSPDQVGFKGDKAFAPSSRTPKNLYHRILGTLSEQCIASESSSGNSCIVVRSPTIYKKNHENHLLASTSAPLENTIDNTGNDAGTENLSIFGETPFKRSIESPSAWKSPWFINSFLPGPRVDTDISIEDIGIFLSPGERSYDAIALMKQLSEHTASAYADALEVLGNETPETILEKRRSNMDQENNCAPNIQPENVSHLASNVS, encoded by the exons ATGGAAAGTGACAAGTCAATTTCTGCTCCCTCATCAGATGGGCACAGTGAGGGTGTTCAGAGAATCCGGCCTCTGCATGG ACGGACCAGTGGTCCAGCAAGGCGCTCTACAAAGGGGCAATGGACAGCTGAAGAG GATGAGATTTTGCGCAAGGCTGTTCAGCGTTTCAAAGGAAAAAACTGGAAAAAAATTG CTGAGTGTTTTAAGGACCGGACAGATGTACAATGCCTTCATAGGTGGCAGAAGGTCTTAAATCCAGAGCTTGTTAAAGGTCCATGGTCAAAGGAG GAGGATGAAATAATAATTGAACTGGTGAACAAATATGGGCCAAAAAAGTGGTCCACAATTGCACAGCATTTACCTGGACGAATTGGAAAGCAGTGCAGGGAAAG GTGGCATAATCATCTTAATCCTTCAATAAACAAAGAAGCATGGACCCAGCAGGAGGAGTTGTCCTTGATTCGTGCTCATCAGATTTATGGGAACAGATGGGCAGAGCTTACAAAATTCTTGCCTGGAAG GACAGACAATGCTATAAAAAATCACTGGAATAGTTCTGTGAAAAAGAAATTGGACTCTTACTTGGCATCAGGTCTATTAGAACAGTTCCAAGGCCTCCCTCTTGTTCCACACCAAAATCAACCTatgccttcatcttcttcaagggTGCAAAGCAGTGGAGATGATCCTGGCCCAAAATGTGGAATAGAAACAGAGGAAATATCAGAATGCAGTCAAGAGTCAATCATTGCTGGCTGCTCTCAAACTGCCAGTGGCTTTGGTAATGCAGTTTTACATACAACAGAAGAATTCCAGCTTGCTGAGGAGTCTGGTTTAGGAAAGGAGCGAAGCTCTAGTCCAGCATCTTGTTCAGAACAATACTTCACGTCAGTGGGAGATGTCACTTTTTCTATCCCTGAAATACCTTGTGAAGTGGGTTGCTCTTCCaactttcttcagcaaaatttctCACAGAACACTATAACTTCTGCAAGCAGCGAGTATCAATTTAACTCACAGGAGTTGCCTAACATATCTTCTCTAGAACTAGGGCAGGAGTCATCGGGGTTATCAACTCATTGTATAGCTGCAAATGAAAGCCATGAACTGGTGAATGTTCCATTTCAAACTTCTATGGGAAACATGACTGCAGGTTCTGCTAAACCAGACCACATCTTTATATCAGATGATGAATGCTGCCGGTTCTTATTTGCAGATGCAATGAATGGTGGGGTTTTCTCCTCTGGAAATTTTACAAAGGGCTCAAACTCAGTTGCATGTATAGATTCCTTAAACTGTCAATCCTCAAACTACCAGATATCTGAAACTGACAGAAGTGCACAACCATTTAGTCCTTCAAAATCTGTTGTATTGGCCGCTACATGCAGCCAACCATTTCCATCTGGCCCTTCACTACTTTCGGCTGATGATAGTAATCTAATATGCAGAAGGGaacaaaatcaaataattaatcaTTCTTTTGCGGCAAATGAACAAGAGTATGTTATAAGTGCACATGATGGCTTTATATACACTGATGGCACTGATAGATCTCCCTGTGGTGATGGTACAGATAACACAGACATGCAAGAGCAACATTATCTGCGGGAACCTTCAAAATTAGCTCCACCGGACACTTTCACTTCTGGTTCCGATACCATACAGTCGTGTCCTGTGGATGAAATGCCAAATGTGCACACAGAACAGCAGGATGCGGGAGCTCTATGCTATGAACCTCCACGTTTCCCAAGCTTGGATATTCCTTTTCTGAGCTGTGATCTTATTCAATCTGGTAGTGATATGCAGCAAGAGTATAGCCCTCTTGGTATCCGTCAATTAATGATGTCATCAATGAACTGCATCACTCCATTTAGGTTATGGGAGTCACCATCTCGAGATGATAGTCCTGATGCTGTCCTGAAGAGTGCTGCTAGGACTTTCACTGGTACACCATCCATTTTGAAGAAACGAAATCGTGATTTGTTGTCACCTTTGTCTGATAGAAGAGTAGACAAAAAACTTGAGATTGACTTGACATCTAGTTTGACCAAGGAGTTTTCAAGGTTGGAAGTTTTATTTGATGAGAGTGAAACTCACAGAGCATCTCTCCAGTCACCGTCTAATCAGAAAAGGAACCACGAATCCATCTATGAAGATAAAGAAAATTTGGATCCTGCTCTTGAAGGTAGACAAGAAAAGGGGAGAGATTGCTCTGCATTTGTTGACAATAAAATTTCTGAGAAAGATTGTAATAGCAGTGATTCCCAGGACAACAAGAAGGAAAGGACTGTTGATGGTGTTGCTAACACTAAGGTTCATAATGATGCTAATGCCCAACAT GCAGAACAGCTTTCTGGAGCGCTTGGTGAAGACAGCATGTATGATCTTCTATTTTCTCCCGATCAAGTTGGTTTTAAAGGAGACAAAGCATTTGCTCCAAGTTCTCGAACTCCAAAGAATTTATACCATAGAATATTGGGAACTTTATCAGAACAATGTATTGCTTCTGAATCTTCATCTGGAAATTCATGCATAGTTGTTCGATCCCCTACCATTTACAAGAAGAATCATGAAAATCATTTACTTGCATCTACATCAGCACCTTTAGAGAATACAATTGATAATACTGGGAATGATGCTGGTACTGAAAATCTTAGCAT ATTTGGTGAAACTCCTTTCAAAAGGAGTATTGAATCTCCTTCAGCATGGAAGTCTCCTTGGTTCATTAATTCTTTTCTGCCTGGCCCAAGAGTTGACACAGACATATCTATTGAG GATATTGGGATTTTTTTGAGCCCTGGTGAGAGAAGCTATGATGCCATTGCGTTGATGAAGCAGTTAAGCGAGCACACCGCCTCTGCATATGCTGACGCTTTGGAAGTTTTGGGAAATGAAACTCCTGAAACAATATTAGAAAAAAGGCGCTCCAATATGGACCAGGAGAACAATTGTGCACCAAATATTCAGCCTGAGAATGTTTCCCATTTAGCTTCAAATGTTTCG TGA
- the LOC110654284 gene encoding transcription factor MYB3R-1 isoform X1: MESDKSISAPSSDGHSEGVQRIRPLHGRTSGPARRSTKGQWTAEEDEILRKAVQRFKGKNWKKIAECFKDRTDVQCLHRWQKVLNPELVKGPWSKEEDEIIIELVNKYGPKKWSTIAQHLPGRIGKQCRERWHNHLNPSINKEAWTQQEELSLIRAHQIYGNRWAELTKFLPGRTDNAIKNHWNSSVKKKLDSYLASGLLEQFQGLPLVPHQNQPMPSSSSRVQSSGDDPGPKCGIETEEISECSQESIIAGCSQTASGFGNAVLHTTEEFQLAEESGLGKERSSSPASCSEQYFTSVGDVTFSIPEIPCEVGCSSNFLQQNFSQNTITSASSEYQFNSQELPNISSLELGQESSGLSTHCIAANESHELVNVPFQTSMGNMTAGSAKPDHIFISDDECCRFLFADAMNGGVFSSGNFTKGSNSVACIDSLNCQSSNYQISETDRSAQPFSPSKSVVLAATCSQPFPSGPSLLSADDSNLICRREQNQIINHSFAANEQEYVISAHDGFIYTDGTDRSPCGDGTDNTDMQEQHYLREPSKLAPPDTFTSGSDTIQSCPVDEMPNVHTEQQDAGALCYEPPRFPSLDIPFLSCDLIQSGSDMQQEYSPLGIRQLMMSSMNCITPFRLWESPSRDDSPDAVLKSAARTFTGTPSILKKRNRDLLSPLSDRRVDKKLEIDLTSSLTKEFSRLEVLFDESETHRASLQSPSNQKRNHESIYEDKENLDPALEGRQEKGRDCSAFVDNKISEKDCNSSDSQDNKKERTVDGVANTKVHNDANAQHAEQLSGALGEDSMYDLLFSPDQVGFKGDKAFAPSSRTPKNLYHRILGTLSEQCIASESSSGNSCIVVRSPTIYKKNHENHLLASTSAPLENTIDNTGNDAGTENLSIFGETPFKRSIESPSAWKSPWFINSFLPGPRVDTDISIEDIGIFLSPGERSYDAIALMKQLSEHTASAYADALEVLGNETPETILEKRRSNMDQENNCAPNIQPENVSHLASNVSTSTECRTLDFSECETPGKRTESERSSTAMTFSSPSSYLLKGCR; this comes from the exons ATGGAAAGTGACAAGTCAATTTCTGCTCCCTCATCAGATGGGCACAGTGAGGGTGTTCAGAGAATCCGGCCTCTGCATGG ACGGACCAGTGGTCCAGCAAGGCGCTCTACAAAGGGGCAATGGACAGCTGAAGAG GATGAGATTTTGCGCAAGGCTGTTCAGCGTTTCAAAGGAAAAAACTGGAAAAAAATTG CTGAGTGTTTTAAGGACCGGACAGATGTACAATGCCTTCATAGGTGGCAGAAGGTCTTAAATCCAGAGCTTGTTAAAGGTCCATGGTCAAAGGAG GAGGATGAAATAATAATTGAACTGGTGAACAAATATGGGCCAAAAAAGTGGTCCACAATTGCACAGCATTTACCTGGACGAATTGGAAAGCAGTGCAGGGAAAG GTGGCATAATCATCTTAATCCTTCAATAAACAAAGAAGCATGGACCCAGCAGGAGGAGTTGTCCTTGATTCGTGCTCATCAGATTTATGGGAACAGATGGGCAGAGCTTACAAAATTCTTGCCTGGAAG GACAGACAATGCTATAAAAAATCACTGGAATAGTTCTGTGAAAAAGAAATTGGACTCTTACTTGGCATCAGGTCTATTAGAACAGTTCCAAGGCCTCCCTCTTGTTCCACACCAAAATCAACCTatgccttcatcttcttcaagggTGCAAAGCAGTGGAGATGATCCTGGCCCAAAATGTGGAATAGAAACAGAGGAAATATCAGAATGCAGTCAAGAGTCAATCATTGCTGGCTGCTCTCAAACTGCCAGTGGCTTTGGTAATGCAGTTTTACATACAACAGAAGAATTCCAGCTTGCTGAGGAGTCTGGTTTAGGAAAGGAGCGAAGCTCTAGTCCAGCATCTTGTTCAGAACAATACTTCACGTCAGTGGGAGATGTCACTTTTTCTATCCCTGAAATACCTTGTGAAGTGGGTTGCTCTTCCaactttcttcagcaaaatttctCACAGAACACTATAACTTCTGCAAGCAGCGAGTATCAATTTAACTCACAGGAGTTGCCTAACATATCTTCTCTAGAACTAGGGCAGGAGTCATCGGGGTTATCAACTCATTGTATAGCTGCAAATGAAAGCCATGAACTGGTGAATGTTCCATTTCAAACTTCTATGGGAAACATGACTGCAGGTTCTGCTAAACCAGACCACATCTTTATATCAGATGATGAATGCTGCCGGTTCTTATTTGCAGATGCAATGAATGGTGGGGTTTTCTCCTCTGGAAATTTTACAAAGGGCTCAAACTCAGTTGCATGTATAGATTCCTTAAACTGTCAATCCTCAAACTACCAGATATCTGAAACTGACAGAAGTGCACAACCATTTAGTCCTTCAAAATCTGTTGTATTGGCCGCTACATGCAGCCAACCATTTCCATCTGGCCCTTCACTACTTTCGGCTGATGATAGTAATCTAATATGCAGAAGGGaacaaaatcaaataattaatcaTTCTTTTGCGGCAAATGAACAAGAGTATGTTATAAGTGCACATGATGGCTTTATATACACTGATGGCACTGATAGATCTCCCTGTGGTGATGGTACAGATAACACAGACATGCAAGAGCAACATTATCTGCGGGAACCTTCAAAATTAGCTCCACCGGACACTTTCACTTCTGGTTCCGATACCATACAGTCGTGTCCTGTGGATGAAATGCCAAATGTGCACACAGAACAGCAGGATGCGGGAGCTCTATGCTATGAACCTCCACGTTTCCCAAGCTTGGATATTCCTTTTCTGAGCTGTGATCTTATTCAATCTGGTAGTGATATGCAGCAAGAGTATAGCCCTCTTGGTATCCGTCAATTAATGATGTCATCAATGAACTGCATCACTCCATTTAGGTTATGGGAGTCACCATCTCGAGATGATAGTCCTGATGCTGTCCTGAAGAGTGCTGCTAGGACTTTCACTGGTACACCATCCATTTTGAAGAAACGAAATCGTGATTTGTTGTCACCTTTGTCTGATAGAAGAGTAGACAAAAAACTTGAGATTGACTTGACATCTAGTTTGACCAAGGAGTTTTCAAGGTTGGAAGTTTTATTTGATGAGAGTGAAACTCACAGAGCATCTCTCCAGTCACCGTCTAATCAGAAAAGGAACCACGAATCCATCTATGAAGATAAAGAAAATTTGGATCCTGCTCTTGAAGGTAGACAAGAAAAGGGGAGAGATTGCTCTGCATTTGTTGACAATAAAATTTCTGAGAAAGATTGTAATAGCAGTGATTCCCAGGACAACAAGAAGGAAAGGACTGTTGATGGTGTTGCTAACACTAAGGTTCATAATGATGCTAATGCCCAACAT GCAGAACAGCTTTCTGGAGCGCTTGGTGAAGACAGCATGTATGATCTTCTATTTTCTCCCGATCAAGTTGGTTTTAAAGGAGACAAAGCATTTGCTCCAAGTTCTCGAACTCCAAAGAATTTATACCATAGAATATTGGGAACTTTATCAGAACAATGTATTGCTTCTGAATCTTCATCTGGAAATTCATGCATAGTTGTTCGATCCCCTACCATTTACAAGAAGAATCATGAAAATCATTTACTTGCATCTACATCAGCACCTTTAGAGAATACAATTGATAATACTGGGAATGATGCTGGTACTGAAAATCTTAGCAT ATTTGGTGAAACTCCTTTCAAAAGGAGTATTGAATCTCCTTCAGCATGGAAGTCTCCTTGGTTCATTAATTCTTTTCTGCCTGGCCCAAGAGTTGACACAGACATATCTATTGAG GATATTGGGATTTTTTTGAGCCCTGGTGAGAGAAGCTATGATGCCATTGCGTTGATGAAGCAGTTAAGCGAGCACACCGCCTCTGCATATGCTGACGCTTTGGAAGTTTTGGGAAATGAAACTCCTGAAACAATATTAGAAAAAAGGCGCTCCAATATGGACCAGGAGAACAATTGTGCACCAAATATTCAGCCTGAGAATGTTTCCCATTTAGCTTCAAATGTTTCG ACGTCAACTGAATGCCGAACCCTTGACTTCAGTGAATGCGAGACGCCCGGGAAGCGAACGGAAAGCGAGAGATCTTCAACTGCCATGACCTTCTCAAGTCCCTCTTCCTATCTGTTGAAAGGTTGCAGATAG
- the LOC110654285 gene encoding la protein 1 isoform X2 encodes MATPSLDEGTAKEVLRQVEFYFSDSNLPRDNFMTNTINASEDGMVSLALICSFKKMKGYLKLKDVKPEEVPEDTVKAVAETLRKSNSVKVSEDGRKVGRIAALLKPEEAIEQLDVRTIAASPLQYDVKREDVESFFGNYAKVSSVRMPRHVADKRVFCGTALIEFSTEKDTENVLKQSLFFEGVQLELKPKKDFDAERAKEEEELKNSRPFTSSNNKNNSNAEATYPKDLIVAFTLKALSAGDSVERDGAQAPASVDSKVCKADGGINSSENDAEENETEESENASADKENNEMNIEEGKEEKGNEETGSESKEIKMEEGEKSAEDPTGKDKEKEEKSKAAEAYRDDMNVVLREDLKAVLGKFGTVKFVDFKIGEDSGYVRFEQPEAAQKARAAAVLAKEGGLMVTQRGNTGIYYGAIKKSTGKIRATEEGEEDTIGVVANTLNLEIIIQLVDQLKLRKLEHHERNFDVSGEF; translated from the exons ATGGCGACTCCTTCTTTGGACGAAGGGACAGCGAAGGAAGTCCTTAGACAG GTGGAGTTTTACTTCAGTGATAGCAACCTCCCTAGGGACAATTTTATGACAAACACTATCAACGCCAGTGAAGATGGCA TGGTTAGTCTTGCTTTGATATGCTCCTTTAAGAAGATGAAAGGTTATTTGAAACTGAAGGACGTGAAGCCCGAAGAGGTGCCGGAAGATACTGTTAAGGCAGTTGCTGAAACTCTTAGGAAATCTAATTCTGTTAAAGTTTCTGAAGATG GGAGGAAAGTTGGTAGGATTGCTGCACTTTTAAAGCCAGAAGAGGCAATAGAGCAGTTAGACGTAAGAACAATTGCTGCATCACCTTTACAGTATGATGTGAAGCGGGAAGATGTGGAATCTTTTTTTGGAAATTATGCCAAG GTGTCTAGTGTGAGGATGCCTCGTCATGTGGCTGACAAAAGGGTATTTTGTGGCACGGCTTTGATCGAGTTCTCAACAGAGAAAGATACTGAAAATGTTTTGAAGCAAAGTTTGTTTTTCGAAGGTGTACAGCTAGAATTGAAGCCAAA GAAGGACTTTGATGCAGAAAGAGCAAAAGAGGAAGAGGAATTAAAAAATTCCCGCCCGTTTACAAGTTCAAATAATAAGAACAATTCAAATGCAGAAGCAAC CTATCCCAAGGATTTAATTGTCGCATTTACTTTAAAGGCCTTGTCAGCTGGAGATTCTGTAGAACGTGATGGTGCTCAAGCGCCTGCAAGTGTTGATTCAAAGGTCTGTAAAGCAGATGGAGGAATAAATTCCTCAGAGAATGATGCTGAAGAAAATGAAACTGAGGAGTCAGAGAATGCCTCTGCTGATAAAGAAAATAATGAGATGAATATTGAGGAGGGAAAGGAAGAAAAGGGTAATGAGGAAACTGGCTCTGAAAGTAAAGAAAtaaaaatggaagaaggggagaaGTCAGCTGAAGATCCCACTGGAAAGGACAAGGAAAAAGAGGAAAAATCCAAGGCTGCTGAGGCCTACAGGGATGACATGAATGTTGTATTGCGTGAGGATCTGAAGGCTGTCTTGGGAAAATTTGGCACTGTCAAG TTTGTTGATTTCAAGATTGGAGAGGATTCAGGATATGTTAGATTTGAACAACCTGAAGCAGCTCAGAAAGCTCGTGCAGCTGCAGTGTTAGCTAAAGAAGGTGGTCTAATG GTGACGCAGAGAGGGAATACTGGAATCTACTACGGGGCAATCAAGAAAAGCACTGGGAAAATAAGGGCAACCGAGGAAG GAGAGGAAGACACTATAGGGGTGGTGGCAAACACTCTCAATCTAGAGATAATTATTCAACTGGTCGACCAACTAAAGCTCAGAAAGTTGGAGCATCATGAGAGAAATTTTGATGTAAGTGGCGAGTTTTGA
- the LOC110654285 gene encoding la protein 1 isoform X1: protein MATPSLDEGTAKEVLRQVEFYFSDSNLPRDNFMTNTINASEDGMVSLALICSFKKMKGYLKLKDVKPEEVPEDTVKAVAETLRKSNSVKVSEDGRKVGRIAALLKPEEAIEQLDVRTIAASPLQYDVKREDVESFFGNYAKVSSVRMPRHVADKRVFCGTALIEFSTEKDTENVLKQSLFFEGVQLELKPKKDFDAERAKEEEELKNSRPFTSSNNKNNSNAEATYPKDLIVAFTLKALSAGDSVERDGAQAPASVDSKVCKADGGINSSENDAEENETEESENASADKENNEMNIEEGKEEKGNEETGSESKEIKMEEGEKSAEDPTGKDKEKEEKSKAAEAYRDDMNVVLREDLKAVLGKFGTVKFVDFKIGEDSGYVRFEQPEAAQKARAAAVLAKEGGLMVKNFIAILEPVTGDAEREYWNLLRGNQEKHWENKGNRGRRGRHYRGGGKHSQSRDNYSTGRPTKAQKVGAS, encoded by the exons ATGGCGACTCCTTCTTTGGACGAAGGGACAGCGAAGGAAGTCCTTAGACAG GTGGAGTTTTACTTCAGTGATAGCAACCTCCCTAGGGACAATTTTATGACAAACACTATCAACGCCAGTGAAGATGGCA TGGTTAGTCTTGCTTTGATATGCTCCTTTAAGAAGATGAAAGGTTATTTGAAACTGAAGGACGTGAAGCCCGAAGAGGTGCCGGAAGATACTGTTAAGGCAGTTGCTGAAACTCTTAGGAAATCTAATTCTGTTAAAGTTTCTGAAGATG GGAGGAAAGTTGGTAGGATTGCTGCACTTTTAAAGCCAGAAGAGGCAATAGAGCAGTTAGACGTAAGAACAATTGCTGCATCACCTTTACAGTATGATGTGAAGCGGGAAGATGTGGAATCTTTTTTTGGAAATTATGCCAAG GTGTCTAGTGTGAGGATGCCTCGTCATGTGGCTGACAAAAGGGTATTTTGTGGCACGGCTTTGATCGAGTTCTCAACAGAGAAAGATACTGAAAATGTTTTGAAGCAAAGTTTGTTTTTCGAAGGTGTACAGCTAGAATTGAAGCCAAA GAAGGACTTTGATGCAGAAAGAGCAAAAGAGGAAGAGGAATTAAAAAATTCCCGCCCGTTTACAAGTTCAAATAATAAGAACAATTCAAATGCAGAAGCAAC CTATCCCAAGGATTTAATTGTCGCATTTACTTTAAAGGCCTTGTCAGCTGGAGATTCTGTAGAACGTGATGGTGCTCAAGCGCCTGCAAGTGTTGATTCAAAGGTCTGTAAAGCAGATGGAGGAATAAATTCCTCAGAGAATGATGCTGAAGAAAATGAAACTGAGGAGTCAGAGAATGCCTCTGCTGATAAAGAAAATAATGAGATGAATATTGAGGAGGGAAAGGAAGAAAAGGGTAATGAGGAAACTGGCTCTGAAAGTAAAGAAAtaaaaatggaagaaggggagaaGTCAGCTGAAGATCCCACTGGAAAGGACAAGGAAAAAGAGGAAAAATCCAAGGCTGCTGAGGCCTACAGGGATGACATGAATGTTGTATTGCGTGAGGATCTGAAGGCTGTCTTGGGAAAATTTGGCACTGTCAAG TTTGTTGATTTCAAGATTGGAGAGGATTCAGGATATGTTAGATTTGAACAACCTGAAGCAGCTCAGAAAGCTCGTGCAGCTGCAGTGTTAGCTAAAGAAGGTGGTCTAATGGTAAAGAATTTCATTGCTATTTTAGAACCAGTGACTG GTGACGCAGAGAGGGAATACTGGAATCTACTACGGGGCAATCAAGAAAAGCACTGGGAAAATAAGGGCAACCGAGGAAG GAGAGGAAGACACTATAGGGGTGGTGGCAAACACTCTCAATCTAGAGATAATTATTCAACTGGTCGACCAACTAAAGCTCAGAAAGTTGGAGCATCATGA